The following DNA comes from Ascaphus truei isolate aAscTru1 chromosome 1, aAscTru1.hap1, whole genome shotgun sequence.
GAAGAGTTTGAGAAATGGTTTGTGTAAAGGGACTCCATTTCCGAGAATGATTTGTTTGGGTGATTTGTGACATTTGCACcacgtgtttatatatatatatatatatatatatatatatatatatatatatatagcagaaaatagccgtgttagtccagttgcgatagtgcagaataaatgagttcttcagtattaggtgataaatatatatatatatatatatatatatatatatatatacatacatacatacattatatatatatatatatatatatatatatatatatatatatatatatatatatacacatacatatatatatatatatatatatatatatatatatatatatacacacacacacacacacacatatatatatatatatatatatatatatatatatatatatatatatatatatatgcaaatatatctgtatgctcatctgcatgtcttaggcaggtctgcaaccccgcctttccccattatcacccagcatacagcacttccactgcagcaagggattctgggaaatgacatgcaaatgagcacacagtgtcacttttttcctcaataaccatttttaacatggttccctataggcttaagcttgctgcatggtcacagctttgagcacagccagggttaaggtgcatacccagaaaaccacccacagacagctgtttcgaccttgatgggtctcatcagtgtggggttgattttactgggaatgcaagagaggctatgggataggctaaaccataatactgagttaagttaaatggtttattgaggcaaaaagtgacactgtgtgctcatttgcatgtcatttcccagaatcccttgctgcagtggaagtgctgtatgctgggtgataatggggaaaggcggggttgcagacctgcctaagacatgcagatgagcatacagctatatttgcatatttgctttcctgtggagggtttttgtcactttttttactcaccataacttaactcagtattatggtttatatatatatatatatatatattatatatatatatatatatatatatatatatatatatatatatatataaaccataatactgagttaagttatggtaagtaaaaaaagtgacaaaaaccctccacaggaaagcaaatatgcatatatatatatatatatatatatatatacatatacatatacatacacacacagaatggcAGCACACACTAAAAAAGAAAGGCCTCAGCAGAGACAtgtgtggtgcacggtaaagggtaAATCATTCTAGTCTGTGAGGATCCCTAAAGATCCAATATACAGGCACCGCACAAGGGATTAtcacataaaagtggtttattgggtccaaaatgaaCACATATgcctgacgtttcggtccccagggaGACCTTCTTCAGGGATGACATGCCTGCTGGGAGCCATACATTTAAATACTCAAAAGGCAGTAGGAGTTCATTGGATGGGAAAGCGGGGAAAGTGTTGCTACGCAACAACAAGGGAGTGGCTATGTACATACACATGGTAAGGGTAAAACTGGTATAGGCAGAGGACTGAGCATAGGCAGAAGTAGCATATAGAAATTGACAAATAAATAACATTGTAAGCATACAATGTTAAAGGTGGGAGACCTGTGCAATAGGATCAGTGGCTTctcaaaataaaaatagataaaCTAATAGAGTTAGTCTGTTAATATATGTGTGGACATAAAAAATGGCTGCTCGCAACATCAAAACAGAAACAACAGAGCTAACTAGGAAACACCAAGGCATCGAGTCAGCACAGGTAGACACGCTCCCACATTAATCAATGCAACATATCATAAAGGAATCCATCAAAGAAGCTCTCACAGTAATAAATGCAGTCCCCAGGATAGTAGAGACTTATAGGAAACACTAAGGTGCTACTGGCCATGAATATCCACCTATTGTGTGCTGAGGTGTAGTGTTATGTACAGTAATAGTAAGTATATGTGAAGCCAAACTGTCTGAgttatgatatactgtatatagatcatCGGCTGTGTATACCAAATAGACTGCTTCCAATGTTACTAGATAAGCGCAGGCggtagatacagtatatagatggaTGGCAGTGAAACAATAGAGGTGTGCCCTGAAATTTTTTAAGATTAGACAGTAGGGAACAAGCTGGGATTGCCACCAATCACATGGATGTCAATTTTTACATGTAATATACACAGCCCACAGTTTATAAGGGCAGGGGTCAGGTCTGACTGCTAAGGGTTAAACACAATCAAATATCTTCACTGTCACAGAACATAATGTTATTCACAGACTTATTGAGGAGTACGAAACAGCGTCAATACACAAAATTATATTGGCATTAGGAAAAGTTATTATAGTGTACAGCTCAAGCAGCCAGGACCTCTCCAATAAGAATCCTAGGTTACGTTACAGCCAAAAAGGGCTACAATGCACCCTGAGCCTGGTCAACAGTCCAGAGGGAAATATTTCCAAAGTGAAAGCAGCGTTCATAGAAAATATGCCTGCCTGAGTTCGTCATTTAATCCAAAGGGCGCTCTAGTTTTACAATTAAAAATCCAGAGAGTTTCCCTCTGTAGTACAATCAAGAAAAGAGAGTGCAAAGGAAAGACAATATCAATTcaaaataaaatcactttatataAAAACTTACAATTTACGTGTAAAAATGGAATTCCACACAGTCCCTCCCAAATAACTAGTTGGTCCTGTATGGTCCCTCTGGTAGTTGGAAAAACTGAGCTCTAAGCAGCTTCTTCGTGGGTACAGGGAAAGGACGCTTAACATCTAACATCACAATGTCCTGCATGGTTGCTGTTCAGACCTAtgcacctctacgcgtttcgcgtcatTACGCTTCATCAGGTGTGGGTCTACTACTCAAAGTATGGTGCTATATATACGTATCAACCTTTCCCTATTGGTCAAATTAAAACCAAGACAATGTTGCTCTATAGggcaacatacacatacataacacTACAAACATTTAAACAATACATCACATCATTGAAAAAACACTAACAACATGATAAAATTACAATTACAAAACTACAGTATGAATCTTGGAAAAAACGGATCTATTACATACATTGACTTATCTAATTCCAATCATAAACATATCTGACCTGTTAGTATCTTGGTCAAATTGAACCAGGAGTGTGCCAAATGGAACCACCAGACTCCCCATAAACTATAAAGTATTGGAAATACATGTTGTCCTAATTCTATTCCTATTGAAAAATGGTTTTGATGAGGAAATCAATGTGGATCCACATCATGGAAGTTATTAAATGTTTAGGAATTGTACTGTACTTCCTGGTGAAATGAGGACATACATTTTAACAACATGTCCATAACCTATTTTGTTATTCAAAATGTTCCTAATTATTATTTTGGAACTGTAAATACTCCCTCTGTAGTAACAACATATCACAGTCTCCACCTCTATTAGAGCGTAACACACAGTTAATTGTCATGGCATTCTTTCACGTTGGAAATATTTATTGGTGCTCGCAAGGGGGATCCAAAACCGGGACAGAGCCCTAAAAAATGGAACTGTCCCGGCtcaaccgggacatctggtcaccctaacacatatgtatatatacacttgtataTTGATATCAATACTGTATGTCATACcatacagataaacacacacacatatatatacacacatacagacacacacatacacacgcagggccacagacagatttcctggggcccaggattaGAGTTATGACTGGAGCCCACACGTCGGCtgtcttgcgagcccccccatttcacacctcgcgagccccctctacccccctctttccatgtatttttctcccctccatctcactatCTCTCTTAatcactcactcaccccctctctcctctcactctcctccatcaattaccccactcacttaATCACCCCTGCCTCACATGTATTTTTCTCTCCTCCATCTCACTCTTATGGCTGTAGTATACAGCATGTGGCCTTGtggccgcgcgttcctatgcgaacgtgtgtgcacgtgctgcatgcttttcgtgtatatagtgccgggagctgcaggtatgtatatgtgtgtgtttgtgtgtgtatgtgtgtatatgtgtgtatatgtgtgagtatatgtgtgtgcatgggttgtgtgagtgaatgtaagTCCTACATAAgatatttttaaagaaaaaaaaccttaataaatattttttttttaccttctgCAGTTAtttacgcacgtgcacacacacacacacacacacacacacacacatacatacatacatacatacatacacacatacatacacacatacatacatacatacatacatacatacacacatacatacacacatacatacatttgagcgcaggcataGGCGCAAAAAGATTAATTTCTtcgtcttcgccgctgtctgtcggctcccctctacCTGCTGTGCGcgtgcgcggcccttctatagaaaggctgactgatgtcagccaactaaaaatctgtGCGCGCGCTACACCGCCACTATAAAACGGGCCTtactcctcacccctctcttacaccccatctctcctctctctccccctccatcaattaccccactctcactcaatcccctcctcacactcattccctccccctccccctacacacacacaatcccccacaaaatacatactaaaaatccaacccccccaaatacaaaaaaccttctcacccccccaaatacatacaaataacccccccaaaaaatatacacaatgcccatccccaaatacattaaaaaaaaaatagccccaaatacatacaacccgccctcacccccaaatacacacaaccccaggcccccaaatacacacaaccctctcaccccccaaaatacataaaaaaataaaccctaaAATACATACCcctccaaaaacaaatacatacaaaaaacagtcccaacccccacatacataccaaaagccccaggccccaaatacatacaaatcctccgccccagccccaaatatatatatatattttaaaacaccCAGCATATAAAAAAACTCacccagccccaaatacatataaattcctCCATccagccccaaatacatagagTGAAAAAAACacccagccccaaatacatataaaaaaaacacccagccccaaatatctatatatttctatctatctatctatatttaaaaaaacacccagccccaaatacatattaaaaaaaacccagccccaaatatctatatatctctatctatatttaaaaaaacacccagccccaaatacataaaaaaaacccagccccaaatacatataaaaaaccaccatcctcaaatacatacaaacaccccACCCAGcctcaaatacatattaaaaaaaacctccaccaaaTAAATGCAAACGTACCTACTTTAGAGATGGTCTCAGGCTTCTgctgccccggctctcccctgctgccggtcctctcattgccgccaggcccggctctcccccagctgcacaCTTCCCTCACCGAccgtcccacgccgagcttctgacACCGGCGCAGGCCATAAGCGGAGCCCAGCTTGCTTCCggtgcgcgctgacgtcagagaggcctgTGGCGTGCCAGCATCagaagctcagcgtgggacagtcagtgagggaagacagcagctgggggagagctgggTCTGGCGGAaatgagaggaccggcagccgggcaaaGAAGATGGGGTTTGACactcaaaatatatacacacacaccccagacaCACTGACTTGCATAATGCAGGAAGAAgttacattttcaggttatgtgTAGCCTGAGAGTACAGAGATAGGGGGAAGAGCCGCACCTATGCATTTAGGCTGTAACCCCCGACCCTCCTTGGCGAGAAGCCGTTCTAGCTGAAATCTCTACCTCCTAGAGACCATTCCAGCTGCAGCTTGCAGCAGTGCACCTGGGAGCTGACGGCCATAAACTTTAGAATTTGGACTGGCCTCCGGGGATCAGGGGAGGTGGCAAATGCCCCCTTCCCTCCTGGCCATCCCGCCCCTGAAAGCAATGCTTTGCCTCTCATGTAGTGTAGGGGGTTGAGTCATTTTGGGGAATTATTATTTACTATACCTTATGTatccctgcttcctatcgcttgCAGGCCGCTACCAtgtgctgtatcacctgtaggctcacagggcctaagtctctgccacggagagcctggggtacttgCGTAATAACTATACCGGGTGCAGCGCCtgcacctgcgacagctcccgccagagggggagtggatctTCGCAGGACATATACGTATACAGCAATCACTAACACAAAACCTATAACGGTAACCAACTTCTTTTACTTGCATTTGAACCCGCACACGATTATACATGCAATACACTCCCTCCGGAGACACTCAATACtgtgccacggcggacgccaacactccccaatccctccaccgggtgatcccaccccatgtccgatCCCTCAAGGGATAAGTCCTCCCGCGACCAAGTGAGCccaatatgtgtatgtatgtgtgactgcgcagccactgagTCCCGAATGAatggatggtaccgttggtgcacttgtggaaatacctgccgggtactccggtaACTGGGACTGCTActctcttcacaaaggatccaccCGAGGCAGAAGTCGTCTTCCCACCCACGCGGTGATCCAGgacgatcccacccagacactcgAAATCGaatagcggggtctgagcccagacctcgcGCCAATTAGGATAGTCCTGCTCCACGCGAATGATACTAAGGGGAATCAGGAACCTCACTAGGGcaatccctagctccgcttgtctctactgtgactcagggcctaactgggccgggggcacACGGcctaagcaggggggggggggttggtgccTCCCCTGcaccgaagctccgtctcctctccgcTCCTGCTCTGCTCCACGTGCGTGCAACCACCTCCCTTTTCCTCCTCCACACCCTGTTCCCATTGGATCAACCCTGTCACAAGGtacccgcggggctgctgggacaaggGTCTCGCCGCCTCCCACCAAtcagcactctcctccttcgcgggctttgtcaACTCACATCCGCGCAGTCGCAACCTCCCTCCACTAACAAGGGTGAAAAAGGGAGGTCCCGGCTACATCTATAAAATACTGTACCATCCTTCtattatataaaatgtgcaaGTGATTGAGAAATGCCCAGCACAGTTACATGTATTACAATCTACCTCCGCAAAAATAATATGGAGTATATATACCTTTAGTCCTTTGTCAAATGAAAGCAACATATCCAGCACCTTGAACGACAACCAATGACTTCCTTGGTAAATAACTTTCAACGGAAGGGGCACCACTGCTCGGAAACCCCCATTGAGTTGAATATGCGTATCTGTGCAGTGGGGCCCAATCTGCACTATTGGACttgaatgaataacccccaaagaGGGAAGCACTGAAGGAGCTTTAACTTGATGTTACCAAACAGAGCTATTCTTCGAAAGTCTCAGGCAGCAAAACTGCGTAAAAAAACAACCCATTTTATCCTGGGGGAAAAATATCATTATCTTATTGTAATTACATTATTTATTCTTGGATAAAACCCCTGCATATGTAGTCAGGAGACTGTGCTGCTGAATAACCCATCTGTTGTAGCCTCCAAtgtttatactgtactgtacaaaacTGTTAAAGAAATGCTGTATTACCATTATTTATTTCTCTGATAAATATAGGGTTATGGAGAGAGACCCCGCTCGGATTCGCTCTGCCGCCGTTTTGAGCAAAAATCCAAAAGGTTGCAaaaccagtaaaaaaaaaaatcttcactaGAACTTTTGGTGCCAAAAGTTTGAAAGAAATAACCCAAATTATTTAGAATTAGCTGTTTCGCTTTTTTAACGTAGTAAAATACGCCGCCCTGTGACTTactttttaaaaaacatttaaccctttgggtaacCCAGTACATAGCTACTACGTCACGGAGCACCTAGAGCGCAAGAACCTATGATGTAGTAGTTATGTCCAAACATCCTCCCGATTTTGTTAGGGCAGATCGTAGGAGTGCAGGACACGGTCTGAACTGATGGCGGacagaaggtgggggggtggctcCTCTCCTCCCGTCATCAACGATGAAAACGGTCACGTGAATGATTCTCGAAGCGGTCATGAGCCATCGGAGTGCCAGGCGGCCGTTGCACTCTGACCCCCGCGGCACTTTCGGCCCTGCAAAGGGTTAATCCAATTTCGAAAGTGAAAGTAAGCAAAAACAATATGCAATGCCCATTAACTTAGTGTTACGCAAACGTGTTGCGAACTTTTGGATCGAAAGCCAGCTTTGTCGTGAAACTAAAAAGGGGGAAATCTTGTTTAGCAGGCAAAAGGTTGGCACAGGTAGTTATGAACCTGTGTTAGTCAAGTTTTACGCCAGGGAAAGTTCTTCAATACATTACACGCAATAAGCCGCAGGCTACATAATGCTGGCTGCAGAATTACAGGATGTAACCAAGGCTTTAGTTCAGATCTCACCCCTCTGATATATCAAGTAGTTAGAGATATAGGGGTAAGGATTCTGCTCCGTCATGACATGGGCGGGGTGTTGTGTCTATATAATACCTACAGTAGCAGAAAGCAAACACAGCAAATTACTGGGAGCAGAGATGCAGATAAGAATAGTTACTGTAGCTGCAGCTGTTTTGCTGGGTTTCCTTCACCTTTCTGAAGGTAAGATCCTCTTCTTGCACCATTCATTGGAGAGGCTTACAATGTATTTGTCCCCCATATATAGGGCAGACCATGGTCTAATAGGGCTTTGGAGTAATAATATTTTATAATAATTGTTGTTATTTAACGCTGCTGCATGGGCatcgctgtacatagaatatttcaGACACGTGTCCTTACCCCGTAGagcaggggttgccaactccagtcctcaagagctaccaacaggtcaggttttcaggatatccctgcttcagcacaggtggctcaatcagactgagccactgatttagccacctgtgctgaagcagggatatcctgaaaacctgacctgttggtagctcgtcttcaactgagccactgagcgagccacctatgctgaagcagggataacctgaaaacctgacctgttgatggcccttgaggactggagttggctacctctgTCATAGAACTTGAAATCTAACTTGCATTGCCTCCATGTGCAACACGGTGCAAAATACATGAGCGGCAGTTTTCAGTGTTTTTACTTCCTAACTTTGATTCCCTGAGAAACGTTTCGGAGTGCCTCACAGGGCAAATACGGTTTCCCAGATAGTTTCCAGTGAAATCGTCAGACAGCCAGTGAAATGGAGTGCCATGTTAGAGACTGTCAAAAACGACTCTAGCGCCTTTATAGCATTTCACGAATGAGCGCGTTGTTGCTATAAGTTGCAATGCCGTTGATGTAATGCTTGGCGAATCGCTTGTGAACTCTCGCGACACAAAAAAGGTTCCCTCCTGCATTGGTTCTCGGCCTGGTGGGAACATTGAGGTAGGTATCCGGACCAAGGTCGCGAGAAGCTGATGCTGGCATTCgagaggggaggggtttgggaATAAAGGTTTTAAAAGACAAAAACTGtcaaaataaagtaaagaaaaaatCCCTTTTGCTGGAGAGTTTGCATTCTAAACAGCTAAGTGCAAATCTCATGTGAACAACTCATGTTTAAGGTGTGTGGTTGGTTTGCACCTCAAGCGAAAAGTTCTCTGTAGCGAATTGTACAGTGAACCTCTGCCATACCAGTATCAGCAACACCTGTAAATCAATGCTTAGCAAGTGCAATCCTGTTTCCATGCCTGAGACCTTTTAAGCCACAACAATACTGTAGCTTAATAGTACAACTAGATAGTGTAAACATGCCTTCAGTTTATAGTAACAATATACAGCTACTGTAATTTCAACTCTAACATGGTCCAAACCACTTACTTAGTGCTGTGCATTGTAACCAATGTTAGTTTTACAGTAGCACAGACCAGAGATTATACAATGCAGGATGGAGCACCAGACaatgcacagcacacagcacactgagagGGGACTCCCAGGCCCAAAGGGCCAACCAATGAAGGAGGTTATTTTAATGTATCATGggctcccagctgcaaaactccTGCAAATAAAAGcaccaaaatatatacagtacaagacaAAAATCCTATTTGAAGTCATGACACTGATTTCTTTGATAAGTACAGTTGTACTTCGGTTGGTGATAGCTTTTTTAGGTGAATAACAGAACAAGGCAAGCTTTTCATATGAAAATGACTAGATTCACGAAAAACAGCAATATTTCAATGTAAATATCTAGGGCTACTTATCAGTCCCtcggctgcaaaaaaaaaagaaaatctgatgcaaaaaaaagaaacaccATTGCCGTTAGTAGCATTCGTCTTATTTTGATTTACAGCTTCTTTTTACCTTCTGTGAAATAGACACCGCATCCCAAAACACCTTCGTAGAAAAACATTGATTTATCATGCCCCAATTCCCATAATGTGGagttatttattttacaaagcAGATTGACTGTGAAAATATCGCCTTATTTGGGCATAATTGTTTTTAATGAGCTTTTCTAtctatattatttttttctctttaaaaTAGCGTTTGACTTCCGTGTTGCAGCCACATTATCTCTTATTGCCTGTTATTGTGTCTCCTGCAGCTCTTTCTTTACCCAATGTTAACTGCTGCACAGAAGTGTCGCAAGACATCACAGACGTTATTTTGGAGCGAGTGCTTGGATTTGAGCTCCAGGAAAGTGATGGGATATGTAATCTCCGCGCAGTCCGGTATGTATAAAATGGGCAGGGGAAATAATGCGTTCTGCAGAGTAAAATAAATCCCGTGCACTGCAATGCGTTGGTAGTCCCTCTGGCAGTGATAGGGTCAGCAGTTTTTATTTGCAAAGGATGAAATAATCTCAAATGTAAAAATGATCACATGGAAACACAGTAATACAAAGTATACCTGTACACTTGTTATCATCTCCCAGAATGCTGCCTAAGGCCGCCCTTATAGTATTTTTGttaacggcgacgggtgacgtcattggtCGCGTCGCCGTTAACAAAAATTGctattgagtttaaggcgacgtcGTTGGCTGCAAAGCCAGCGACGTCACAAAAGGGGAGGACAGAGGCAaggagaagctcccgattggccgcaaggggagaccgtcgcggaaaaaaatcaaataacagtgactaccagatttgtggtagcactgtcgctccgtcactttgccgccgtcgcgtgcactataagcgccaacgacggcaatgcattttttttgccgCGACGGTGCCGTCGCGTccccgtcactataagcgcagccttagtaaaCCACTTTTAATAAGATCCCAGAAAAATAACATTGACATGTTAGCCCTGTTGTTTTGGACTTGTGTACGCTATATGGGTCATATATATCCTATGGTCAAAGTGCCCAAAAAATGAATGGTACTGTGCTTGTGTCAAATAAACTTACTGGGACAGTTGACCAACATGGGGGCAAAATATCTTGATACTATCCACTGGTGCATTTGATACATAGGCCCCTCTACCAGATCTTCGTGACAAATCTTTACAGATATAGAGTTACATGTAAAGAATAGCAGAGAGACATACGCCCACAGAATACCCTTATTCATT
Coding sequences within:
- the CCL28 gene encoding C-C motif chemokine 28, with amino-acid sequence MTWAGCCVYIIPTVAESKHSKLLGAEMQIRIVTVAAAVLLGFLHLSEALSLPNVNCCTEVSQDITDVILERVLGFELQESDGICNLRAVRLYTRRKTLCANPDHTIVKNWMEQKRDVKPKKKGAGRKEIRQQGKQNNRQKRKRQRKQKRKRKN